Proteins co-encoded in one Nyctibius grandis isolate bNycGra1 chromosome 14, bNycGra1.pri, whole genome shotgun sequence genomic window:
- the MTFP1 gene encoding mitochondrial fission process protein 1, with protein MGAAERDPYRDTWVRYLGYANEVGESFRSLVPVQVVWASYGVATAYVTADAIDKGRRAAAAHTRDPAQATRVGVAVVDTFVWQGLASVAIPSFTINRLCAASLALLGALTRWPLPLRRWATTALGLAAIPLIITPIDRSVDFLMDSSLRKLYGVPGEPPAPH; from the exons ATGGGGGCGGCGGAGCGCGACCCCTACCGGGACACGTGGGTCCGATACCTGG GTTACGCCAACGAGGTGGGCGAGTCCTTCCGCTCGCTGGTGCCGGTGCAGGTGGTGTGGGCCAGCTATGGCGTGGCCACCGCCTACGTGACCGCCGACGCCATCGACAAGGGCCGCAGAGCTGCCGCT GCCCACACACGGGACCCGGCGCAGGCCACGCGGGTGGGGGTGGCCGTGGTGGACACCTTTGTGTGGCAGGGCCTGGCCTCGGTGGCCATCCCCAGCTTCACCATCAACCGCCTCTGCGCCGCCTCGCTGGCCCTGCTGGGGGCCCTCACCCGCTGGCCCCTGCCCCTGCGCCGCTGGGCCACCACCgccctggggctggctgccATCCCCCTCATCATCACCCCCATCGACAG GTCCGTGGATTTCCTGATGGACTCCAGCCTCCGCAAGCTCTACGGGGTGCCGGgagagcccccggccccgcactgA